From a single Sorghum bicolor cultivar BTx623 chromosome 5, Sorghum_bicolor_NCBIv3, whole genome shotgun sequence genomic region:
- the LOC110435746 gene encoding methylthioribose-1-phosphate isomerase: MVGSDALQSIVYARGSLRLLDQRKLPLDMDYIDVKNSVDGWNAIRDMVVRGAPAIAIAAALALAVEVSDLDFIGTPGEAASFVSKKLEYLVSSRPTAVNLSDAATKLQTLVSKAAETAKDSKAIFQAYIEAAETMLVDDVADNKAIGSHGAEFLQRQLANSEKISVLTHCNTGSLATAGYGTALGVIRALHSGGVLEKAFCTETRPFNQGSRLTAFELVHEKIPATLIADSAAAALMKQGHVKAVIVGADRIAANGDTANKIGTYNLAISAKHHSVQFYVAAPVTSIDLSLPSGDEIVIEERSPKELLNSEGGLGKQVAASGISVWNPAFDVTPANLITAIITEKGVITKTDADGSFDIKGFLQPAK; the protein is encoded by the exons ATGGTGGGATCCGACGCGCTGCAGTCCATCGTCTATGCCCGTGGGTCGCTCCGGCTCCTCGATCAG AGGAAGCTGCCGCTCGACATGGACTACATCGACGTCAAGAATTCAGTCGATGGCTG GAATGCAATAAGAGATATGGTTGTCCGTGGTGCTCCAGCAATAGCCATAGCAGCGGCACTAGCATTAGCTGTCGAAGTTTCTGATTTAGATTTCATTGGTACGCCTGGAGAAGCAGCTTCTTTTGTTTCCAAGAAATTGGAATACCTTGTATCCAG CCGACCAACTGCAGTGAACCTATCTGATGCTGCAACAAAGCTCCAAACTTTGGTATCAAAGGCAGCTGAAACTGCAAAAGATTCCAAAGCTATCTTTCAG GCCTACATTGAGGCCGCAGAGACAATGCTTGTTGATGACGTGGCAGATAATAAAGCTATTGGCTCACATGGAGCTGAATTTCTTCAAAGGCAGCTTGCAAATTCAGAAAAGATATCTGTTCTAACCCATTGTAATACTGGCAG TCTTGCAACTGCTGGTTATGGAACTGCCCTCGGGGTTATACGTGCTCTTCATTCTGGGGGAGTTTTAGAGAAGGCCTTTTGCACCGAAACTCGTCCATTTAACCAG GGATCCAGGCTTACAGCTTTCGAGTTGGTTCATGAAAAAATACCTGCAACACTGATAGCAgattctgctgctgctgcattgATGAAACAAGGGCATGTTAAGGCGGTCATCGTTGGTGCTGATCGAATAGCAGCAAATG GTGACACAGCCAACAAGATTGGCACATACAACCTCGCCATCTCCGCGAAGCATCATAGCGTCCAGTTCTATGTGGCAGCGCCAGTAACTTCCATTGATCTCTCCCTCCCATCTGGAGATGAAATAGTCATAGAGGAAAGATCACCCAAGGAGTTGCTGAACTCTGAAGGTGGTCTGGGAAAGCAAGTTGCTGCATCCGGTATATCAGTCTGGAACCCTGCTTTCGATGTTACTCCAGCAAATCTGATCACTGCAATCATAACAGAAAAG GGTGTGATCACAAAAACTGATGCTGATGGATCTTTCGACATCAAAGGATTCCTTCAGCCTGCAAAATAA
- the LOC8071692 gene encoding multiple organellar RNA editing factor 1, mitochondrial: MALALRFRRVLAAASTSAPLLRPSASVARPSPLAAPASSPVAPLPRAPWRLLPGGAAAGFRSTAAAAARGGADYGASDSKISPDEILFEGCDYNHWLITMEFPDPKPSREEMIETFLQTLAKVVGSYEEAKKRMYAFSTTTYVGFQAVMTEEMSEKFKGLPGVVFILPDSYLYPETKEYGGDKYDNGVITPRPPPIHYSKPSRTDRNRNYRGNYQDGPQQQGNYQNRPQQGGYQNNPPQQGNFQTNRSQQDGRGYAPQRNYAQGGQDGRGFGRNDYADRSGYNGPPGGFQGQAQYQGHVNPAGQDQGYNNPQERRNFPQGQGGGYRPGGPSAPGSFGQQSAPGSFGQQSAPGSYGRPSAPGSYGQPSTPGSYGQPSTPGSYGQSSTPGNYGQAPPSANPGGRVPGANPSYGGDGRQGTGPAYGGDNWQRDSGQYPSPGEGQGNWQGRQ, encoded by the exons ATGGCCCTCGCGCTGCGCTTCCGGCGTGTCCTCGCCGCGGCCTCCACCTCGGCGCCCCTGCTCCGCCCGTCCGCCTCAGTCGCCCGTCCCTCCCCCCTCGCGGCCCCCGCCTCCTCCCCTGTCGCGCCGCTCCCGCGGGCGCCGTGGCGGCTCCTccccggcggcgccgccgccgggttccggtccacggcggcggcggctgcgcgGGGCGGTGCCGACTACGGGGCGTCCGACAGCAAGATCTCCCCCGACGAGATCCTCTTCGAGGGCTGCGACTACAACCACTGGCTCATCACCATGGAGTTCCCGGACCCCAAGCCGTCGCGCGAGGAGATGATCGAGACATTCCTCCAGACCCTCGCCAAGGTCGTCGGGAG TTatgaggaggccaagaagaggATGTATGCTTTTAGCACGACGACTTATGTTGGTTTTCAGGCTGTAATGACTGAGGAAATGTCAGAAAAATTTAAAG GTTTACCTGGAGTAGTTTTCATTCTGCCTGATTCATACCTATACCCAGAAACAAAGGAGTACGGAG GAGACAAATATGATAATGGTGTCATCACTCCCAGACCACCACCTATTCATTATAGCAAACCATCAAGAACTGACAGGAACCGTAACTACCGAGGAAACTATCAGGATGGCCCTCAACAGCAAGGAAATTACCAGAACCGTCCTCAACAAGGTGGTTACCAGAACAACCCGCCACAGCAAGGAAACTTCCAGACAAACCGCTCACAGCAAGATGGAAGAGGCTATGCCCCACAGCGGAATTATGCACAAGGTGGGCAGGATGGTAGAGGTTTTGGAAGGAATGATTACGCAGACCGTTCAGGCTACAATGGGCCACCTGGTGGTTTTCAAGGTCAAGCTCAGTACCAAGGGCATGTAAATCCGGCTGGACAAGATCAAGGTTATAACAACCCACAAGAGCGCAGGAACTTCCCGCAAGGGCAGGGAGGAGGTTATAGGCCTGGTGGTCCTTCAGCACCTGGGTCTTTTGGTCAACAATCAGCACCTGGGTCTTTTGGTCAACAATCAGCACCTGGGTCATATGGCCGACCATCAGCACCTGGGTCTTATGGCCAACCATCAACACCTGGATCTTATGGCCAACCTTCGACACCTGGATCTTATGGTCAGTCATCAACACCTGGTAACTATGGGCAGGCACCTCCATCAGCGAATCCAGGTGGTAGAGTTCCTGGTGCGAATCCTAGTTATGGTGGGGATGGCAGACAGGGGACAGGACCGGCATATGGTGGAGATAACTGGCAAAGAGATTCTGGTCAGTATCCTAGCCCAGGTGAAGGACAAGGGAACTGGCAG GGAAGGCAGTAA